The following proteins are co-located in the Pan troglodytes isolate AG18354 chromosome 5, NHGRI_mPanTro3-v2.0_pri, whole genome shotgun sequence genome:
- the FANCE gene encoding Fanconi anemia group E protein isoform X8 → MATPDAGLPGAEGVEPAPWAQLEAPARLLLQALQAGPEGARRGLGVLRALGSRGWEPFDWGRLLEALCREEPVVQGPDGRLELKPLLLRLPRICQRNLMSLLMAVRPSLPESGLLSVLQIAQQDLAPDPDAWLRALGELLRRDLGVGTSMEGASPLSEKCQRQLQSLCRGLGLGGRRLKSPQAPDPEEEENRDSQQPGKRRKDSEEEAASPEGNRVPKRLRCWEEEEDHEKERPEHKSLEFLADGGSASPIKDQPVMGVKTGEDGSNLDDAKGLAESLELPKAIQDQLPRLQQLLKTLEEGLEGLEDAPPVELQLLHECSPSQMDLLCAQLQLPQLSDLGLLRLCTWLLALSPDLSLSNATVLTRSLFLGRILSLTSSASRLLTTALTSFCAKYTYPVCSALLDPVLQAPGTGPAQTELLCCLVKTESLEPDAQVLMLGSLRPRGWAWLWP, encoded by the exons ATGGCGACACCGGACGCGGGGCTCCCTGGGGCTGAGGGCGTGGAGCCGGCGCCCTGGGCGCAGCTGGAGGCCCCCGCCCGCCTCCTGCTGCAGGCGCTGCAGGCGGGGCCCGAGGGGGCGCGGCGCGGCCTGGGGGTGCTCCGGGCGCTGGGCAGCCGCGGCTGGGAGCCCTTCGACTGGGGTCGCTTGCTCGAGGCCCTGTGCCGGGAGGAGCCGGTCGTGCAGGGGCCTGACGGCCGTCTGGAGCT GAAACCACTGTTGCTGCGATTGCCCCGGATATGCCAGAGGAACCTGATGTCCCTGCTGATGGCCGTTCGGCCATCGCTGCCGGAAAGTGGGCTCCTCTCTGTGCTGCAGATTGCCCAGCAGGACCTAGCCCCTGACCCCGATGCCTGGCTCCGTGCCCTGGGGGAATTGCTGCGAAGGGATTTGGGGGTGGGGACCTCCATGGAGGGAGCTTCTCCACTGTCTGAAAAATGCCAGAGACAGCTCCAAAGTCTATGTAGGGGGCTGGGCCTGGGGGGCAGGAGGTTGAAATCCCCCCAGGCTCCAGACCCTGAAGAAGAGGAGAACAGGGACTCCCAGCAGCCTGGGAAACGCAGAAAGGACTCAGAGGAAGAGGCTGCCAGTCCTGAGGGGAATAGGGTCCCCAAAAGATTACGGTgttgggaagaggaagaagatcaTGAGAAGGAGAGACCCGAACATAAGTCACTGGAATTCCTGGCAGATGGAGGAAGTGCATCTCCTATTAAGGACCAGCCTGTCATGGGAGTTAAGACTGGCGAGGACGGTTCGAATCTGGATGATGCTAAAGGTCTGGCTGAGAGTTTGGAGTTGCCCAAAGCTATCCAG GACCAGCTTCCCAGGCTGCAGCAGCTGCTGAAGACCTTGGAGGAG GGGTTAGAGGGATTGGAGGATGCCCCCCCAGTTGAGCTACAGCTTCTTCACGAATGTAGTCCCAGCCAG ATGGACTTGCTGTGTGCCCAGCTGCAGCTCCCCCAGCTCTCAGACCTCGGTCTCCTGCGGCTCTGCACCTGGCTGCTGGCCCTTTCACCTGATCTCAGCCTCAGCAATGCTACTGTGTTGACCAGAAGCCTCTTTCTTGGACGG ATCCTCTCCTTGacttcctcagcctcccgcctGCTTACAACTGCCCTGACCTCCTTCTGTGCCAAATATACATACCCTGTCTGCAGCGCCCTCCTTGACCCTGTGCTCCAGGCCCCAGGCACAG GTCCTGCTCAAACAGAGTTACTGTGTTGCCTTGTGAAGACGGAGTCCCTGGAGCCAGATGCACAGGTTCTAATGCTGGG ATCACTGAGACCCAGAGGCTGGGCCTGGCTATGGCCCTAG
- the FANCE gene encoding Fanconi anemia group E protein isoform X1 has translation MATPDAGLPGAEGVEPAPWAQLEAPARLLLQALQAGPEGARRGLGVLRALGSRGWEPFDWGRLLEALCREEPVVQGPDGRLELKPLLLRLPRICQRNLMSLLMAVRPSLPESGLLSVLQIAQQDLAPDPDAWLRALGELLRRDLGVGTSMEGASPLSEKCQRQLQSLCRGLGLGGRRLKSPQAPDPEEEENRDSQQPGKRRKDSEEEAASPEGNRVPKRLRCWEEEEDHEKERPEHKSLEFLADGGSASPIKDQPVMGVKTGEDGSNLDDAKGLAESLELPKAIQDQLPRLQQLLKTLEEGLEGLEDAPPVELQLLHECSPSQQMDLLCAQLQLPQLSDLGLLRLCTWLLALSPDLSLSNATVLTRSLFLGRILSLTSSASRLLTTALTSFCAKYTYPVCSALLDPVLQAPGTGPAQTELLCCLVKTESLEPDAQVLMLGQILELPWKEETFLVLQSLLERQVEMTPEKFSVLMEKLCKKGLAATTSMAYAKLMLTVMTKYQANITETQRLGLAMALEPNTTFLRKSLKAALKHLGP, from the exons ATGGCGACACCGGACGCGGGGCTCCCTGGGGCTGAGGGCGTGGAGCCGGCGCCCTGGGCGCAGCTGGAGGCCCCCGCCCGCCTCCTGCTGCAGGCGCTGCAGGCGGGGCCCGAGGGGGCGCGGCGCGGCCTGGGGGTGCTCCGGGCGCTGGGCAGCCGCGGCTGGGAGCCCTTCGACTGGGGTCGCTTGCTCGAGGCCCTGTGCCGGGAGGAGCCGGTCGTGCAGGGGCCTGACGGCCGTCTGGAGCT GAAACCACTGTTGCTGCGATTGCCCCGGATATGCCAGAGGAACCTGATGTCCCTGCTGATGGCCGTTCGGCCATCGCTGCCGGAAAGTGGGCTCCTCTCTGTGCTGCAGATTGCCCAGCAGGACCTAGCCCCTGACCCCGATGCCTGGCTCCGTGCCCTGGGGGAATTGCTGCGAAGGGATTTGGGGGTGGGGACCTCCATGGAGGGAGCTTCTCCACTGTCTGAAAAATGCCAGAGACAGCTCCAAAGTCTATGTAGGGGGCTGGGCCTGGGGGGCAGGAGGTTGAAATCCCCCCAGGCTCCAGACCCTGAAGAAGAGGAGAACAGGGACTCCCAGCAGCCTGGGAAACGCAGAAAGGACTCAGAGGAAGAGGCTGCCAGTCCTGAGGGGAATAGGGTCCCCAAAAGATTACGGTgttgggaagaggaagaagatcaTGAGAAGGAGAGACCCGAACATAAGTCACTGGAATTCCTGGCAGATGGAGGAAGTGCATCTCCTATTAAGGACCAGCCTGTCATGGGAGTTAAGACTGGCGAGGACGGTTCGAATCTGGATGATGCTAAAGGTCTGGCTGAGAGTTTGGAGTTGCCCAAAGCTATCCAG GACCAGCTTCCCAGGCTGCAGCAGCTGCTGAAGACCTTGGAGGAG GGGTTAGAGGGATTGGAGGATGCCCCCCCAGTTGAGCTACAGCTTCTTCACGAATGTAGTCCCAGCCAG CAGATGGACTTGCTGTGTGCCCAGCTGCAGCTCCCCCAGCTCTCAGACCTCGGTCTCCTGCGGCTCTGCACCTGGCTGCTGGCCCTTTCACCTGATCTCAGCCTCAGCAATGCTACTGTGTTGACCAGAAGCCTCTTTCTTGGACGG ATCCTCTCCTTGacttcctcagcctcccgcctGCTTACAACTGCCCTGACCTCCTTCTGTGCCAAATATACATACCCTGTCTGCAGCGCCCTCCTTGACCCTGTGCTCCAGGCCCCAGGCACAG GTCCTGCTCAAACAGAGTTACTGTGTTGCCTTGTGAAGACGGAGTCCCTGGAGCCAGATGCACAGGTTCTAATGCTGGG ACAGATCTTGGAGCTGCCCTGGAAGGAGGAAACTTTCTTGGTGTTGCAGTCACTCCTAGAGCGGCAG GTGGAGATGACCCCTGAGAAGTTCAGTGTCTTAATGGAGAAGCTCTGTAAAAAGGGGCTGGCAGCCACCACCTCCATGGCCTATGCCAAGCTCATGCTGACAGTGATGACCAAGTATCAGGCTAAC ATCACTGAGACCCAGAGGCTGGGCCTGGCTATGGCCCTAGAACCTAACACCACCTTCCTGAGGAAGTCCCTGAAGGCCGCCTTGAAACATTTGGGCCCCTGA
- the FANCE gene encoding Fanconi anemia group E protein isoform X4, which translates to MATPDAGLPGAEGVEPAPWAQLEAPARLLLQALQAGPEGARRGLGVLRALGSRGWEPFDWGRLLEALCREEPVVQGPDGRLELKPLLLRLPRICQRNLMSLLMAVRPSLPESGLLSVLQIAQQDLAPDPDAWLRALGELLRRDLGVGTSMEGASPLSEKCQRQLQSLCRGLGLGGRRLKSPQAPDPEEEENRDSQQPGKRRKDSEEEAASPEGNRVPKRLRCWEEEEDHEKERPEHKSLEFLADGGSASPIKDQPVMGVKTGEDGSNLDDAKGLAESLELPKAIQDQLPRLQQLLKTLEEMDLLCAQLQLPQLSDLGLLRLCTWLLALSPDLSLSNATVLTRSLFLGRILSLTSSASRLLTTALTSFCAKYTYPVCSALLDPVLQAPGTGPAQTELLCCLVKTESLEPDAQVLMLGQILELPWKEETFLVLQSLLERQVEMTPEKFSVLMEKLCKKGLAATTSMAYAKLMLTVMTKYQANITETQRLGLAMALEPNTTFLRKSLKAALKHLGP; encoded by the exons ATGGCGACACCGGACGCGGGGCTCCCTGGGGCTGAGGGCGTGGAGCCGGCGCCCTGGGCGCAGCTGGAGGCCCCCGCCCGCCTCCTGCTGCAGGCGCTGCAGGCGGGGCCCGAGGGGGCGCGGCGCGGCCTGGGGGTGCTCCGGGCGCTGGGCAGCCGCGGCTGGGAGCCCTTCGACTGGGGTCGCTTGCTCGAGGCCCTGTGCCGGGAGGAGCCGGTCGTGCAGGGGCCTGACGGCCGTCTGGAGCT GAAACCACTGTTGCTGCGATTGCCCCGGATATGCCAGAGGAACCTGATGTCCCTGCTGATGGCCGTTCGGCCATCGCTGCCGGAAAGTGGGCTCCTCTCTGTGCTGCAGATTGCCCAGCAGGACCTAGCCCCTGACCCCGATGCCTGGCTCCGTGCCCTGGGGGAATTGCTGCGAAGGGATTTGGGGGTGGGGACCTCCATGGAGGGAGCTTCTCCACTGTCTGAAAAATGCCAGAGACAGCTCCAAAGTCTATGTAGGGGGCTGGGCCTGGGGGGCAGGAGGTTGAAATCCCCCCAGGCTCCAGACCCTGAAGAAGAGGAGAACAGGGACTCCCAGCAGCCTGGGAAACGCAGAAAGGACTCAGAGGAAGAGGCTGCCAGTCCTGAGGGGAATAGGGTCCCCAAAAGATTACGGTgttgggaagaggaagaagatcaTGAGAAGGAGAGACCCGAACATAAGTCACTGGAATTCCTGGCAGATGGAGGAAGTGCATCTCCTATTAAGGACCAGCCTGTCATGGGAGTTAAGACTGGCGAGGACGGTTCGAATCTGGATGATGCTAAAGGTCTGGCTGAGAGTTTGGAGTTGCCCAAAGCTATCCAG GACCAGCTTCCCAGGCTGCAGCAGCTGCTGAAGACCTTGGAGGAG ATGGACTTGCTGTGTGCCCAGCTGCAGCTCCCCCAGCTCTCAGACCTCGGTCTCCTGCGGCTCTGCACCTGGCTGCTGGCCCTTTCACCTGATCTCAGCCTCAGCAATGCTACTGTGTTGACCAGAAGCCTCTTTCTTGGACGG ATCCTCTCCTTGacttcctcagcctcccgcctGCTTACAACTGCCCTGACCTCCTTCTGTGCCAAATATACATACCCTGTCTGCAGCGCCCTCCTTGACCCTGTGCTCCAGGCCCCAGGCACAG GTCCTGCTCAAACAGAGTTACTGTGTTGCCTTGTGAAGACGGAGTCCCTGGAGCCAGATGCACAGGTTCTAATGCTGGG ACAGATCTTGGAGCTGCCCTGGAAGGAGGAAACTTTCTTGGTGTTGCAGTCACTCCTAGAGCGGCAG GTGGAGATGACCCCTGAGAAGTTCAGTGTCTTAATGGAGAAGCTCTGTAAAAAGGGGCTGGCAGCCACCACCTCCATGGCCTATGCCAAGCTCATGCTGACAGTGATGACCAAGTATCAGGCTAAC ATCACTGAGACCCAGAGGCTGGGCCTGGCTATGGCCCTAGAACCTAACACCACCTTCCTGAGGAAGTCCCTGAAGGCCGCCTTGAAACATTTGGGCCCCTGA
- the FANCE gene encoding Fanconi anemia group E protein isoform X6, producing the protein MATPDAGLPGAEGVEPAPWAQLEAPARLLLQALQAGPEGARRGLGVLRALGSRGWEPFDWGRLLEALCREEPVVQGPDGRLELKPLLLRLPRICQRNLMSLLMAVRPSLPESGLLSVLQIAQQDLAPDPDAWLRALGELLRRDLGVGTSMEGASPLSEKCQRQLQSLCRGLGLGGRRLKSPQAPDPEEEENRDSQQPGKRRKDSEEEAASPEGNRVPKRLRCWEEEEDHEKERPEHKSLEFLADGGSASPIKDQPVMGVKTGEDGSNLDDAKGLAESLELPKAIQDQLPRLQQLLKTLEEGLEGLEDAPPVELQLLHECSPSQQMDLLCAQLQLPQLSDLGLLRLCTWLLALSPDLSLSNATVLTRSLFLGRILSLTSSASRLLTTALTSFCAKYTYPVCSALLDPVLQAPGTGPAQTELLCCLVKTESLEPDAQVLMLGSWSCPGRRKLSWCCSHS; encoded by the exons ATGGCGACACCGGACGCGGGGCTCCCTGGGGCTGAGGGCGTGGAGCCGGCGCCCTGGGCGCAGCTGGAGGCCCCCGCCCGCCTCCTGCTGCAGGCGCTGCAGGCGGGGCCCGAGGGGGCGCGGCGCGGCCTGGGGGTGCTCCGGGCGCTGGGCAGCCGCGGCTGGGAGCCCTTCGACTGGGGTCGCTTGCTCGAGGCCCTGTGCCGGGAGGAGCCGGTCGTGCAGGGGCCTGACGGCCGTCTGGAGCT GAAACCACTGTTGCTGCGATTGCCCCGGATATGCCAGAGGAACCTGATGTCCCTGCTGATGGCCGTTCGGCCATCGCTGCCGGAAAGTGGGCTCCTCTCTGTGCTGCAGATTGCCCAGCAGGACCTAGCCCCTGACCCCGATGCCTGGCTCCGTGCCCTGGGGGAATTGCTGCGAAGGGATTTGGGGGTGGGGACCTCCATGGAGGGAGCTTCTCCACTGTCTGAAAAATGCCAGAGACAGCTCCAAAGTCTATGTAGGGGGCTGGGCCTGGGGGGCAGGAGGTTGAAATCCCCCCAGGCTCCAGACCCTGAAGAAGAGGAGAACAGGGACTCCCAGCAGCCTGGGAAACGCAGAAAGGACTCAGAGGAAGAGGCTGCCAGTCCTGAGGGGAATAGGGTCCCCAAAAGATTACGGTgttgggaagaggaagaagatcaTGAGAAGGAGAGACCCGAACATAAGTCACTGGAATTCCTGGCAGATGGAGGAAGTGCATCTCCTATTAAGGACCAGCCTGTCATGGGAGTTAAGACTGGCGAGGACGGTTCGAATCTGGATGATGCTAAAGGTCTGGCTGAGAGTTTGGAGTTGCCCAAAGCTATCCAG GACCAGCTTCCCAGGCTGCAGCAGCTGCTGAAGACCTTGGAGGAG GGGTTAGAGGGATTGGAGGATGCCCCCCCAGTTGAGCTACAGCTTCTTCACGAATGTAGTCCCAGCCAG CAGATGGACTTGCTGTGTGCCCAGCTGCAGCTCCCCCAGCTCTCAGACCTCGGTCTCCTGCGGCTCTGCACCTGGCTGCTGGCCCTTTCACCTGATCTCAGCCTCAGCAATGCTACTGTGTTGACCAGAAGCCTCTTTCTTGGACGG ATCCTCTCCTTGacttcctcagcctcccgcctGCTTACAACTGCCCTGACCTCCTTCTGTGCCAAATATACATACCCTGTCTGCAGCGCCCTCCTTGACCCTGTGCTCCAGGCCCCAGGCACAG GTCCTGCTCAAACAGAGTTACTGTGTTGCCTTGTGAAGACGGAGTCCCTGGAGCCAGATGCACAGGTTCTAATGCTGGG ATCTTGGAGCTGCCCTGGAAGGAGGAAACTTTCTTGGTGTTGCAGTCACTCCTAG
- the FANCE gene encoding Fanconi anemia group E protein isoform X3, whose amino-acid sequence MATPDAGLPGAEGVEPAPWAQLEAPARLLLQALQAGPEGARRGLGVLRALGSRGWEPFDWGRLLEALCREEPVVQGPDGRLELKPLLLRLPRICQRNLMSLLMAVRPSLPESGLLSVLQIAQQDLAPDPDAWLRALGELLRRDLGVGTSMEGASPLSEKCQRQLQSLCRGLGLGGRRLKSPQAPDPEEEENRDSQQPGKRRKDSEEEAASPEGNRVPKRLRCWEEEEDHEKERPEHKSLEFLADGGSASPIKDQPVMGVKTGEDGSNLDDAKGLAESLELPKAIQDQLPRLQQLLKTLEEGLEGLEDAPPVELQLLHECSPSQLQLPQLSDLGLLRLCTWLLALSPDLSLSNATVLTRSLFLGRILSLTSSASRLLTTALTSFCAKYTYPVCSALLDPVLQAPGTGPAQTELLCCLVKTESLEPDAQVLMLGQILELPWKEETFLVLQSLLERQVEMTPEKFSVLMEKLCKKGLAATTSMAYAKLMLTVMTKYQANITETQRLGLAMALEPNTTFLRKSLKAALKHLGP is encoded by the exons ATGGCGACACCGGACGCGGGGCTCCCTGGGGCTGAGGGCGTGGAGCCGGCGCCCTGGGCGCAGCTGGAGGCCCCCGCCCGCCTCCTGCTGCAGGCGCTGCAGGCGGGGCCCGAGGGGGCGCGGCGCGGCCTGGGGGTGCTCCGGGCGCTGGGCAGCCGCGGCTGGGAGCCCTTCGACTGGGGTCGCTTGCTCGAGGCCCTGTGCCGGGAGGAGCCGGTCGTGCAGGGGCCTGACGGCCGTCTGGAGCT GAAACCACTGTTGCTGCGATTGCCCCGGATATGCCAGAGGAACCTGATGTCCCTGCTGATGGCCGTTCGGCCATCGCTGCCGGAAAGTGGGCTCCTCTCTGTGCTGCAGATTGCCCAGCAGGACCTAGCCCCTGACCCCGATGCCTGGCTCCGTGCCCTGGGGGAATTGCTGCGAAGGGATTTGGGGGTGGGGACCTCCATGGAGGGAGCTTCTCCACTGTCTGAAAAATGCCAGAGACAGCTCCAAAGTCTATGTAGGGGGCTGGGCCTGGGGGGCAGGAGGTTGAAATCCCCCCAGGCTCCAGACCCTGAAGAAGAGGAGAACAGGGACTCCCAGCAGCCTGGGAAACGCAGAAAGGACTCAGAGGAAGAGGCTGCCAGTCCTGAGGGGAATAGGGTCCCCAAAAGATTACGGTgttgggaagaggaagaagatcaTGAGAAGGAGAGACCCGAACATAAGTCACTGGAATTCCTGGCAGATGGAGGAAGTGCATCTCCTATTAAGGACCAGCCTGTCATGGGAGTTAAGACTGGCGAGGACGGTTCGAATCTGGATGATGCTAAAGGTCTGGCTGAGAGTTTGGAGTTGCCCAAAGCTATCCAG GACCAGCTTCCCAGGCTGCAGCAGCTGCTGAAGACCTTGGAGGAG GGGTTAGAGGGATTGGAGGATGCCCCCCCAGTTGAGCTACAGCTTCTTCACGAATGTAGTCCCAGCCAG CTGCAGCTCCCCCAGCTCTCAGACCTCGGTCTCCTGCGGCTCTGCACCTGGCTGCTGGCCCTTTCACCTGATCTCAGCCTCAGCAATGCTACTGTGTTGACCAGAAGCCTCTTTCTTGGACGG ATCCTCTCCTTGacttcctcagcctcccgcctGCTTACAACTGCCCTGACCTCCTTCTGTGCCAAATATACATACCCTGTCTGCAGCGCCCTCCTTGACCCTGTGCTCCAGGCCCCAGGCACAG GTCCTGCTCAAACAGAGTTACTGTGTTGCCTTGTGAAGACGGAGTCCCTGGAGCCAGATGCACAGGTTCTAATGCTGGG ACAGATCTTGGAGCTGCCCTGGAAGGAGGAAACTTTCTTGGTGTTGCAGTCACTCCTAGAGCGGCAG GTGGAGATGACCCCTGAGAAGTTCAGTGTCTTAATGGAGAAGCTCTGTAAAAAGGGGCTGGCAGCCACCACCTCCATGGCCTATGCCAAGCTCATGCTGACAGTGATGACCAAGTATCAGGCTAAC ATCACTGAGACCCAGAGGCTGGGCCTGGCTATGGCCCTAGAACCTAACACCACCTTCCTGAGGAAGTCCCTGAAGGCCGCCTTGAAACATTTGGGCCCCTGA
- the FANCE gene encoding Fanconi anemia group E protein isoform X2: protein MATPDAGLPGAEGVEPAPWAQLEAPARLLLQALQAGPEGARRGLGVLRALGSRGWEPFDWGRLLEALCREEPVVQGPDGRLELKPLLLRLPRICQRNLMSLLMAVRPSLPESGLLSVLQIAQQDLAPDPDAWLRALGELLRRDLGVGTSMEGASPLSEKCQRQLQSLCRGLGLGGRRLKSPQAPDPEEEENRDSQQPGKRRKDSEEEAASPEGNRVPKRLRCWEEEEDHEKERPEHKSLEFLADGGSASPIKDQPVMGVKTGEDGSNLDDAKGLAESLELPKAIQDQLPRLQQLLKTLEEGLEGLEDAPPVELQLLHECSPSQMDLLCAQLQLPQLSDLGLLRLCTWLLALSPDLSLSNATVLTRSLFLGRILSLTSSASRLLTTALTSFCAKYTYPVCSALLDPVLQAPGTGPAQTELLCCLVKTESLEPDAQVLMLGQILELPWKEETFLVLQSLLERQVEMTPEKFSVLMEKLCKKGLAATTSMAYAKLMLTVMTKYQANITETQRLGLAMALEPNTTFLRKSLKAALKHLGP, encoded by the exons ATGGCGACACCGGACGCGGGGCTCCCTGGGGCTGAGGGCGTGGAGCCGGCGCCCTGGGCGCAGCTGGAGGCCCCCGCCCGCCTCCTGCTGCAGGCGCTGCAGGCGGGGCCCGAGGGGGCGCGGCGCGGCCTGGGGGTGCTCCGGGCGCTGGGCAGCCGCGGCTGGGAGCCCTTCGACTGGGGTCGCTTGCTCGAGGCCCTGTGCCGGGAGGAGCCGGTCGTGCAGGGGCCTGACGGCCGTCTGGAGCT GAAACCACTGTTGCTGCGATTGCCCCGGATATGCCAGAGGAACCTGATGTCCCTGCTGATGGCCGTTCGGCCATCGCTGCCGGAAAGTGGGCTCCTCTCTGTGCTGCAGATTGCCCAGCAGGACCTAGCCCCTGACCCCGATGCCTGGCTCCGTGCCCTGGGGGAATTGCTGCGAAGGGATTTGGGGGTGGGGACCTCCATGGAGGGAGCTTCTCCACTGTCTGAAAAATGCCAGAGACAGCTCCAAAGTCTATGTAGGGGGCTGGGCCTGGGGGGCAGGAGGTTGAAATCCCCCCAGGCTCCAGACCCTGAAGAAGAGGAGAACAGGGACTCCCAGCAGCCTGGGAAACGCAGAAAGGACTCAGAGGAAGAGGCTGCCAGTCCTGAGGGGAATAGGGTCCCCAAAAGATTACGGTgttgggaagaggaagaagatcaTGAGAAGGAGAGACCCGAACATAAGTCACTGGAATTCCTGGCAGATGGAGGAAGTGCATCTCCTATTAAGGACCAGCCTGTCATGGGAGTTAAGACTGGCGAGGACGGTTCGAATCTGGATGATGCTAAAGGTCTGGCTGAGAGTTTGGAGTTGCCCAAAGCTATCCAG GACCAGCTTCCCAGGCTGCAGCAGCTGCTGAAGACCTTGGAGGAG GGGTTAGAGGGATTGGAGGATGCCCCCCCAGTTGAGCTACAGCTTCTTCACGAATGTAGTCCCAGCCAG ATGGACTTGCTGTGTGCCCAGCTGCAGCTCCCCCAGCTCTCAGACCTCGGTCTCCTGCGGCTCTGCACCTGGCTGCTGGCCCTTTCACCTGATCTCAGCCTCAGCAATGCTACTGTGTTGACCAGAAGCCTCTTTCTTGGACGG ATCCTCTCCTTGacttcctcagcctcccgcctGCTTACAACTGCCCTGACCTCCTTCTGTGCCAAATATACATACCCTGTCTGCAGCGCCCTCCTTGACCCTGTGCTCCAGGCCCCAGGCACAG GTCCTGCTCAAACAGAGTTACTGTGTTGCCTTGTGAAGACGGAGTCCCTGGAGCCAGATGCACAGGTTCTAATGCTGGG ACAGATCTTGGAGCTGCCCTGGAAGGAGGAAACTTTCTTGGTGTTGCAGTCACTCCTAGAGCGGCAG GTGGAGATGACCCCTGAGAAGTTCAGTGTCTTAATGGAGAAGCTCTGTAAAAAGGGGCTGGCAGCCACCACCTCCATGGCCTATGCCAAGCTCATGCTGACAGTGATGACCAAGTATCAGGCTAAC ATCACTGAGACCCAGAGGCTGGGCCTGGCTATGGCCCTAGAACCTAACACCACCTTCCTGAGGAAGTCCCTGAAGGCCGCCTTGAAACATTTGGGCCCCTGA
- the FANCE gene encoding Fanconi anemia group E protein isoform X5, with product MATPDAGLPGAEGVEPAPWAQLEAPARLLLQALQAGPEGARRGLGVLRALGSRGWEPFDWGRLLEALCREEPVVQGPDGRLELKPLLLRLPRICQRNLMSLLMAVRPSLPESGLLSVLQIAQQDLAPDPDAWLRALGELLRRDLGVGTSMEGASPLSEKCQRQLQSLCRGLGLGGRRLKSPQAPDPEEEENRDSQQPGKRRKDSEEEAASPEGNRVPKRLRCWEEEEDHEKERPEHKSLEFLADGGSASPIKDQPVMGVKTGEDGSNLDDAKGLAESLELPKAIQDQLPRLQQLLKTLEEGLEGLEDAPPVELQLLHECSPSQQMDLLCAQLQLPQLSDLGLLRLCTWLLALSPDLSLSNATVLTRSLFLGRILSLTSSASRLLTTALTSFCAKYTYPVCSALLDPVLQAPGTGPAQTELLCCLVKTESLEPDAQVLMLGQILELPWKEETFLVLQSLLERQITETQRLGLAMALEPNTTFLRKSLKAALKHLGP from the exons ATGGCGACACCGGACGCGGGGCTCCCTGGGGCTGAGGGCGTGGAGCCGGCGCCCTGGGCGCAGCTGGAGGCCCCCGCCCGCCTCCTGCTGCAGGCGCTGCAGGCGGGGCCCGAGGGGGCGCGGCGCGGCCTGGGGGTGCTCCGGGCGCTGGGCAGCCGCGGCTGGGAGCCCTTCGACTGGGGTCGCTTGCTCGAGGCCCTGTGCCGGGAGGAGCCGGTCGTGCAGGGGCCTGACGGCCGTCTGGAGCT GAAACCACTGTTGCTGCGATTGCCCCGGATATGCCAGAGGAACCTGATGTCCCTGCTGATGGCCGTTCGGCCATCGCTGCCGGAAAGTGGGCTCCTCTCTGTGCTGCAGATTGCCCAGCAGGACCTAGCCCCTGACCCCGATGCCTGGCTCCGTGCCCTGGGGGAATTGCTGCGAAGGGATTTGGGGGTGGGGACCTCCATGGAGGGAGCTTCTCCACTGTCTGAAAAATGCCAGAGACAGCTCCAAAGTCTATGTAGGGGGCTGGGCCTGGGGGGCAGGAGGTTGAAATCCCCCCAGGCTCCAGACCCTGAAGAAGAGGAGAACAGGGACTCCCAGCAGCCTGGGAAACGCAGAAAGGACTCAGAGGAAGAGGCTGCCAGTCCTGAGGGGAATAGGGTCCCCAAAAGATTACGGTgttgggaagaggaagaagatcaTGAGAAGGAGAGACCCGAACATAAGTCACTGGAATTCCTGGCAGATGGAGGAAGTGCATCTCCTATTAAGGACCAGCCTGTCATGGGAGTTAAGACTGGCGAGGACGGTTCGAATCTGGATGATGCTAAAGGTCTGGCTGAGAGTTTGGAGTTGCCCAAAGCTATCCAG GACCAGCTTCCCAGGCTGCAGCAGCTGCTGAAGACCTTGGAGGAG GGGTTAGAGGGATTGGAGGATGCCCCCCCAGTTGAGCTACAGCTTCTTCACGAATGTAGTCCCAGCCAG CAGATGGACTTGCTGTGTGCCCAGCTGCAGCTCCCCCAGCTCTCAGACCTCGGTCTCCTGCGGCTCTGCACCTGGCTGCTGGCCCTTTCACCTGATCTCAGCCTCAGCAATGCTACTGTGTTGACCAGAAGCCTCTTTCTTGGACGG ATCCTCTCCTTGacttcctcagcctcccgcctGCTTACAACTGCCCTGACCTCCTTCTGTGCCAAATATACATACCCTGTCTGCAGCGCCCTCCTTGACCCTGTGCTCCAGGCCCCAGGCACAG GTCCTGCTCAAACAGAGTTACTGTGTTGCCTTGTGAAGACGGAGTCCCTGGAGCCAGATGCACAGGTTCTAATGCTGGG ACAGATCTTGGAGCTGCCCTGGAAGGAGGAAACTTTCTTGGTGTTGCAGTCACTCCTAGAGCGGCAG ATCACTGAGACCCAGAGGCTGGGCCTGGCTATGGCCCTAGAACCTAACACCACCTTCCTGAGGAAGTCCCTGAAGGCCGCCTTGAAACATTTGGGCCCCTGA